A genome region from Cucurbita pepo subsp. pepo cultivar mu-cu-16 chromosome LG02, ASM280686v2, whole genome shotgun sequence includes the following:
- the LOC111787956 gene encoding BTB/POZ and TAZ domain-containing protein 1-like — protein MEALHLPYEVNPHSPAAAVNDRSSEFQELPEPDIHIVTSSGLRIPAYSTILASVSSVLENIIDESRKHRSSEKLIRILGVPSEAVVSFVQFLFTSRCSEECLREYGIHLLALSHVYLVPHLKQRCSKYLARKLTIDSVIDILQLARLCDAPDLSLSCMKMVSRHFKAVEKSEGWKFLQEHDSWLELQILQFIDESELRKKRCRRQRKEKRMYLQLSDAIECVEHICKEGCTDVGPHDAEPTKKPCSKFSTCRGVQLLIKHFATCKDRAHEGGCWRCKQMWQLLRLHASICNQSDACKVPLCRQFKQKMQQENRKDDAKWKVLMKKVMAAKTISSLTFTKRKRPQLHRGDTMSNTHIRSCRLQTVEQNRSLLLTA, from the exons ATGGAAGCCCTTCATCTTCCTTACGAAGTTAACCCTCATTCTCCCGCCGCTGCCGTCAATGATCGGAGTTCTGAGTTTCAGGAGCTGCCGGAGCCGGATATCCATATTGTTACCTCAAGCGGACTTCGGATTCCGGCTTATTCTACCATTCTG GCATCGGTTTCATCTGTACTGGAAAACATCATCGACGAATCGCGGAAGCATCGAAGCTCCGAGAAACTGATTCGGATTCTCGGTGTTCCGAGCGAGGCAGTCGTTTCGTTTGTTCAATTCCTCTTCACATCTAG GTGCTCTGAGGAATGTCTGAGGGAATATGGAATTCATCTATTGGCGTTATCGCATGTCTACCTCGTTCCACATTTAAAGCAGCGATGCAGCAAGTACTTGGCTCGAAAATTGACGATCGATAGTGTTATAGATATACTCCAACTCGCAAGACTATGCGATGCTCCGGATCTCTCGCTTAGCTGCATGAAAATGGTGTCGAGACACTTTAAGGCCGTCGAGAAATCGGAGGGCTGGAAATTCCTGCAAGAGCATGACTCTTGGCTGGAGcttcaaattcttcaattCATTGACGAATCCGAATTG AGGAAAAAGAGGTGCAGAAGgcagaggaaggagaagaggATGTATCTTCAGCTAAGCGACGCAATAGAGTGCGTGGAGCACATCTGTAAAGAAGGATGCACAGACGTTGGTCCACACGACGCTGAACCCACAAAGAAGCCCTGTTCCAAATTCTCAACGTGTCGTGGTGTGCAGCTTCTGATTAAGCACTTTGCGACGTGCAAGGACAGAGCCCATGAAGGAGGCTGCTGGCGGTGCAAACAAATGTGGCAGCTTCTACGCTTGCATGCTTCCATCTGCAACCAATCCGATGCTTGCAAAGTCCCTCTCTGCAG GcagttcaaacaaaaaatgcagcaagagaatagaaaagacGATGCTAAGTGGAAGGTTCTGATGAAAAAGGTGATGGCTGCCAAAACCATTTCTTCTCTGACTTTTACCAAAAGGAAGAGACCGCAGCTTCATCGAGGAGACACCATGAGCAACACCCACATCAGAAGCTGCAGATTACAAACGGTCGAACAAAATCGATCGCTGTTATTAACCGCCtag